TTCAGGTATTCAAACGCAGCCGCTTTATGGAAAACGGCGCCGTTTGAGTGCACATAACTCCAGCAGGAATATGCTATGCGATTCACGATTATTACCAGTAAACCCGGTCATCAGCCGCCGCAAAGCCGCTGCGACTTTTATCCGCCTGGCGGCACTATCGGCCGTGGCACTGATAACAACCTGGTGCTGCCGGATAACGACCGCTCCATTTCTCGCTTACAGGCGATTGTTCATATCGCCGGTAATGGCGAGTGTCGCATCACCAATCGCGGCAATGTGACCCGCGTAGTGCTGAATGATATTCCCCTGGAACGTGGCCGTCAGGTCGAATTGCAGGATGGCGATATTCTGGGCATTGATGAGTACCGCATCGAAGTGACCGAGCTGATTCAGGATACGCAGCCGGTAAGTCGTATGGCGGAGGAGATGTATCCGAAGCACGTTCAGCCGCAAGTGGCCAAACCGGCACCCGCCCCGGCGCCGAAAAGCACAGCGGAAAACGCCCCGGCGTCAGTGCCCACGGAGATCTGGGACAGCCTGATGCAGGAGTTCTCCATCTCCGACAGCATCTCCAGCAACCGGGCAAAAACGCCGGAAGCACAAAATCTCAACCCCTTTGCCGCGCCGAAAGAGCCGGAGCGTAACCCGGAAGATCCGCTCTCGCTGTTGAATAACAACGAGCCGCTGGTGACGCCGAAAACTCTCGCCTCCGATCAGCTGTTTAACGATGAACAGCTCTTTAAAAATGACAGCATTTTTAACGACGCCACGCCCTCCACGCTGGTGCCGCCGGTTGAGCGGGCCGCGCAAAAGCCTGTGCCGGAAGCGGATGAACTGGATCCGCTGGCGCTGTTTGGTGGCGGCAGCACGTCGGCAGCTCGCAGCGACGATCCGCTTGGGCTGTTAAGCGGCGCAGTGCCGCTGGCACATGCCGATGAGATTGCTCCGGCAAAATCCGCCGAGCCAATCATCACCGATCCGCACAACGTGACGCCGCCACAACAGCCGCAGCCGATCATCACCGAACTGCACGCGGAAGATCTCAGCGGCACGCCGCTGTTCGCCGATGAAGAGCCGGAACCGATGTCGGAGCCGCAGGATTACGCAGGTATTACGCTGCCGACGCCGCAAGCGGTACAGCGCAGCGCGGCGCAAACGCCGAAAGGGCGTCTGCGTATCGATCCGCTTCAGAGCAACAACGAAGTGCGCAGCGCGCCAGCCGCCAGCAATGGCGACAGCAGCGATGTGCTGAAAGGCGAGCTGCTGGACGCGTTACTGGAAGGGATGGGGCTTGGCGATATGCAGCCGGTGCCGCAGTTCGATAAAGAGAACATGCGTCAGCTCGGCCAGATGCTGAGCATGTTTTCCCAGGGCACCGTTGCGCTGCTCTCCTCGCGCTCGATTCTGAAACGCGGCGTTAAAGCCGATATGACGATGGTGCTGGATGACGCCAACAACCCGTTCAAGCTGCTGCCGTCGGGCAAAACCGTGCTGATGCAGATGTTTGGTACGCGGATGCCTGGCTTCATGCCGCCGAAAAAGTCGGTGCGCGATGCGCTGATCGACTTACAGGCGCACCAGTTGGGCATGATTTCCGGGATCCGCGCGATTATCGCCGCGATGTTGCAGTCGTTTAACCCGGAACAACTGGAAGATGACGCCAAACGCGACGGCGCCACCGCGCGTCTCGGCGTACTCTCGAACCGTAAAGCCGCTCTGTGGGACTACTTTGTGCGCACCTACGCGCAAACGGCGGGTGAAATTGACGATGACTTCCATACCCTGTTTGGCGAAGCGTTCCTCCACGCTTATGACATGGAGGTTAACCAGTACAAAGACTCACAAAGCGGATCGGAAGAATGAATATCAGCACGGCCTCCATATCCCGACAGGGCGAACGTGCCAGTAATCAGGATCAGACCGGGGAGAACATCGGCGAACGTGCCGCCTGCTTTGTGGTATGTGACGGCATCGCCGGGTTACCCGGCGGCGACGTAGCGGCCGCACTGGCGCGTAATACCATTATCAGCCGGTTTGATGGCGATGAGCACCTGAATGCCCAGTACATTCGTCAGTACGTCAATGATGCTAACCGCGCTATCCGCGAAGAGCAGAAAGCGGTGCAGGATTATCACCGTATGGGCACTACCATGGTAAGCCTGTTTATCGACCGGGATTATCAGCTTGCCTACTGGGCGCACGCGGGCGACAGCCGCCTGTATCTCTTTCGTCGCGGCTGGCTCTATCATGTCACCACCGATCACAGCCTGGTGCAGCAGATGAAAGATGCCGGGCATCAAACCGAAGGCATCAACGGTAACTTGCTCTACTTCGCACTGGGTCTTGGTGAAGATGAACGCGAGCCAAGCTACAGCGATGTAGTGCCGATTGAAGATGGCGATGCGTTTTTGCTCTGTACAGATGGCTTCTGGCACGGCGTCAGTGAAGAGCAGATGCAACAGTCGCTGCATATGGTGAATACGCCGGATGAGTGGCTGACGCTGATGAATCAAATCCTGCTGAAAAACAGTGTCGGGGCGCAGACTCAGCAGGACAACTATAGCGCCGTAGCGGTGTGGATGGGCACGCCTCAGGAGACGACGCTACTGCATACGCTCTCTGAAGCCGCCCAGTTTTTCCCTCTTCGTGATTGATACAGCTTACAAGGACTTTTATGAAACTTTGGCTACCGGGTTTGGCTCTGCTGGCGGTGTGTGGCAGCGTACAGGCAGAAAACTACCGCATCGTGCAGTCGCCTTCGCAAAAACTGGATGTCTGGATCGATAACATCGCGGATAACACGCCGAAAAGCTGGTGCAGCAAAACATTGCCGCTGCGTATTGTCGCCAACGGCGATAAAAAACCGGCCGTACTGAACAACTTTTTACCGCGTCTTGGCGCGCTGCTGGAAAACCAGTGCGGCACGCTGACGCAGGTGCACTGGAAATTGACCGACCCGCAGGGCGCGACTCTGGCTGAAGGGACGGCCGATAAAGCGAAAGAGTGGGCGCCGGTCGTCACCTCGACGGGCGCAACGTCAACGGCTTCCACTTCCACCTCTGCCACCCTGACGCCACCGACAGAACGTGCTGAAGATCTCTCCCCGGCCGCTAACCGTACGCCGTGGCAGGAATTTACCCTGCAGGACGGCTGCCATCTGCGCACCTTCTGGCAGGGTGATGCCAGCGCGCCAGCGCTGTTTATTCCGGCGAAAGAGGATGGCAAATGTGAAAAGGGCGGCTGGCTGAACGGGCGTAGCGAAGTGACGCAGATCAGTAACGGCAGCGAGAAAAAGATCACCATGACCTTTGTTCACGGTTTCCCGGTGAGCGGCCTGAGCGACAGCGTTGACGCCGATCGTCTGCTGATCACCACCGTTAACAACGAACGCATGGTCGTCAGCGAAGGCAGCCTGGCGCAAAGCTGGATGATCCTGCCCTACGTCAACAGCCTCAACGGCTGGCAGGCGAACGGCACGGTGGCGGTGGAAATCTCCCGCGATGTTGCCAGCGATGCCACCCGTTTGCAGGCGCGCCTTGATGAAGTGCGTAAAGCCTGGACGCCGTGGTTTGAACCGGGTACGCGCCTTAATATTCTGCTGATCGATTCGTTGCACCCGCAGCTACGCGATCCGGCGGTCGGGACTTACAAGACCCTGAACTAAGGAGCGGCGATGAATACCTTGTTGCAACAACTGGCGGGCGAGTCCCTGCATGAGAGCCTTGCCCGGCTGGAAAGCCGCATCCGCACCCAGCCAGGCGATGCCGATCTGCGGGCGGCCTTTGCTCAGCTTCTCTGCCTTGACGGCAACTGGCCGCGCGCGCTGGCGCAGCTGAAAAGCTGGCAGGCGCTGAAACCGCAGGCGCAACCGACGGTAACGCTGCTGGAGCAGGCGATCAACGGTGAACGCCAGCGTGCCGACGTAATGGCCGGCCGCGCCCGTCCGGTCACGCCAGATCAACAGTGGCCGTGGCTGGCGTCGATGGTCAGCGCGCTGGACCCGGAATCCACCGAGCCTGCCGCGCACCGCGAAGCCGCACTGGAGAGCGCCGAAGCGAACCCCGGCCAGTTAACCACGCAGGATGGCGAAACGCACACTTTCGACTGGCTGATGGATGGCGACTGCCGCTTTGGCCCGGTCTGCGAAGCGATCGTCAACGGCCGTTATTTCTGGTTGCCGTTCAGCGCCATTGCCGCTATGCAGTTTCAGCCGCCGGCCAGCGTCACCGACCTGGTGTGGCGCCATACGCTGGTGCGTTTGCAGGATGGCAGCGAACAGGTGTGCCAGATCCCGGCGCGTTATCCGCTGGATAGCGAAGCCGAAGATCGCTTTAAACTTGCCCGCGTGACCGAATGGCAGGCGCTACCGGGCGATGCGCCGCACTTCCTGGGCCACGGGCAAAAAGTCTGGCTCAACGACAGCGCCGAGTTCTCGCTGCTCGATCTGGCCACGCTGAGTTTCGACACGGCCGTTGCAGATGAGTAATTCCGCCCACGATGAAGAGAGCGATCTGCTGCGCAGCGGCTGGCGCTCGCGACGCGGCAAAGAGACCGTCGGCGCGCGCGACAAAATGCAGCCGTCGCTGCTCGATCGCCTCACCGATGACGCGCCGGACAAAGTTCAGGAGCCGCTGAACAGCAATCTGGTCTCCCATTCCACGCTGCGACGCCACGTACTGCGTGATTTGCAGTGGCTGTTCAATACCATCAACAACGAAGCGCAGCAGGATCTGAACGGCTTTGATGAAGTGCGTCGCTCGGTGGTTAATTTTGGTGTGTCGCCGCTGGCGGGCAAGCGGATGTCGGACATCGAATGGCAGGATATCCAGCGCAAGCTGACCAACGCGATTTTGTATTTTGAACCGCGCATTTTGCCGCAGGGCTTACAGGTTCGCTGCATTTCCGATACCCAGTCGCTGGATCTGCACAACGTGTTGTCGATTGAGATCAAAGGGCGCTTGTGGTGCGTGCCGTATCCGCTGGAGTTTCTGTTCCGCACGGATGTGGATCTGGAAAACGGGCATTTCGAGCTGAAAGACGCGGGGTAATCATGGACAGCAAATTACTGGAGTACTACAACCGCGAACTGGCCTGGCTGCGCGAAATGGGCCAGGAGTTTGCCGGGCGCTATCCGAAAGTGGCCGGACGCCTCGGCATGCGCGGCATGGACGTTGCCGATCCGTATGTCGAACGTCTGATGGAGGGCTTTGCCTTCCTGACCTCCCGCGTACAACTGAAAATGGACGCCGAATTTCCCCGCTTCTCCCAGCGCCTGCTGGAGATGGTGGCGCCCAATTATCTCGCGCCGACGCCGTCGATGGCGATTGCGGAGCTGACGCCGGACAGTGCGAAAGGGGATCTGAGCAACGGCTTTGTGGTGCCGCGCGGCACCATGATGGACAGCCAGGTGATGAAGAAGAATGGCGTCACCTGTAGCTATACCACCGCCCATGATGTCACGCTGTTACCGCTGAAAATCAGCCAGGTGGAACTGGGCGGCGTACCAGCCGATCTGCCGCTGGCGAAAGTTGGCCTGAGCCAGCGCGGGGCGCAAAGCGCGCTGCGCATTCGGGTGAGCTGTGACGGCCCGGTCAACCTCGGCCATCTCGATTTTGATCGCCTGGAACTGTTCCTTAGCGGCCCGGATATGCAGGCGCTGAAACTGCTGGAACTGCTGATGGGTCACCAGGTGGGTATTGTGTGCCAGGCCAACAGCGCCAGTGCGCCGTTGCAGGTGCTGGCCGATGACGCATTGCAGCAGGAAGGCTTTGCCGCCAGCCAGTCGTTACTGCCGGACGATCTGCGCAACTTCGACGGCTACCGTCTGTTGCAGGAGTATTTCGCCTTCCCGCAGCGTTTCCTGTTTATCAGCCTTCAGGGGCTGCGTTCGATGGTGGCGCAAAGCGGCGATGCCACCTCGTTCGATATCATCATTCTGCTGGATAAAGCCGATGGGCAACTGGAGCGGGTAGTGGATAAAAATCACCTTGCGCTGCACTGCACGCCGGTGATTAACCTGTTCCCGAAAGTGGCCGAAAGGCAAAAGCTGAGCGAAAACCAGCACGAATACCACCTGGTGGTGGATAACATTCGCCCGCTTGATTATGAAATCTACGCGGTGCGCAAAATCCACGCCAGCGTCGATGGTCAGCGCGATGAGCAGACGTTTCGCCCGTTCTGGAGTAGCTGGAGCCAGGATGAAGGCAACTATGGCGCTTACTTTTCCGTGCGCCGCGAGCAGCGCGCGTTATCGGAACATGCGCAGCGCTACGGCACCCGTACCGGTTATATTGGTTCCGAAGTCTTTGCCTCGCTGGTTGATGAGCAGCATGCGCCGTGGCGCGAAGATTTACGCTATATCACCGCTGAAGTGCTGTGTACCAGCCGCGACTTACCGCTGATGTTGCAGCAGGATATGGGGCAGTTCGTGATGCCGGATTCGCTGCCGGTGAAATCCCTGCACCTGCGTAAAGGTCCGACGCCGCCGCGCCCGGCGCTGGCGGAGGGGCTAAGTACCTGGCGGTTGATCAGCCAGTTGCAGATGAACTATCTCAGCCTGATGGACGGTGATGATGGTGAAGGCGCGGCGGCGTTGCGCCAGCTTCTGGGACTATACACGCGGCTGGCGGAAGCGCCGGTAGCGCGCCAGATCGACGGCGTGCGCCACTGCGTGCTGGAGCCGGTGCATCGTCGCGTGCCGGAGCCGGGGCCGATCGTCTTTGCTCGCGGTATTGGCATTACGCTGACGGTCGATGAGCAGGCGTTTTCCGGCTTCAGCCCGTGGCTGTTCGGCAGCGTGCTGGAGCGCGTTTTTGCAAGACTGGTGGGCATGAACAGCTTTACCGAGTTCACCCTGAAAAGCCAGCAGCGCGGTGAAATCGGCTACTGGCCGCCGCGCATGGGCAAGAGGGCGCTGATATGAGCGAAGCCCCAACCAGCGCGCCGCAGATTGTCCGTGCCAGTTCGCTGCCGGAGGCATTCTGGCAGAACGTGATGGCCACGCCGTGGCGCTACGATCTGTTCAGCCTGCTGCGGCGTATTGACGCCCGCGGCGGGGAACGTTACCCGCTCGGGCGCGCGCCGCTGCCGCGTTTCGAATCGGTGCGCATCGGGCAAAAACCCTCGCTGGGCTTTGCGCCGTCGACCCTTGCCGACGTGCGTAAGCGCGACGGTTCGCCGCTGTACGATATCTCCATTTTCAGCTTCGGGCTGTTCGGCCCGAACGGTCCGTTGCCGATCCATCTGACGGAATATGCCCGCGAACGCATCGATCATCATCAGGATGATAGCCTCAGCGCCTTCGCCGATCTGTTTCACCACCGCTTGTCGCTGCTGTTTTATCGCGCATGGGCCGATGCGCAGCCCACGGTGTCGCTCGACCGGGGTGATAACAAACGCTTTGAACAGTACATCGCTTCGCTGATCGGCATGGGACAACCGGGGCAACTGGAAAAAGGCAGCATCAGCCCGCATGCGCGTTTTGCGCTGGCCGGGCATCTGACGCGCAACGGACGCGATCCGGAAGGGCTGGAGAAGATCCTGCGCTGCTATTTTAATGTGCCGGTATCCATCGTCGAAAACGTGCCGCAGTGGATGCCACTAAGCGAACGCGAACGCGCGCGTTTGCAGGGCGGTCGCCATGCGCCGCGCCTTGGGCAGTCGGCCTTTCTGGGTAAAGCTGTGCGCGACGTGAGCCACAAATTTCGCATCGAAATTGGCCCGTTATCCGCCGAAACTTACCGGCGTTTCTTGCCCGGAGAAAAAGCCGTGACCGAGATGCGCGACTGGGTGCGCCAGTATCTTGGCATCGAATATGAGTGGGCGCTGCGCGTGATCCTGCGCCATGAAGATGTTGCTGGTGCCACGCTGGGTGGCACGGGTCGTCTTGGTTACAGCGCCTGGCTTGGCGCTCAGCCGCAGCCGCAACCGCGCGGAGATTTGGTATTCAGCCCGGAAGGATAACCTTTCGTCTTATTCATCTGACGTGACAACTAACGGAATTTACAATGTCGGAAATTAGCCGCGCCGTCCTGTTCGGCAAACTCGATACGCTGTTATTTACCTCGCTGGAAAGCGCCACTGCGTTTTGCAAACTGCGTGGCAACCCCTACGTTGAGCTGGTTCACTGGCTGCACCAGCTGATGCAACAGTCGGAGGGCGACCTGCAACAGGTGATCCGCCACTTTTCGCTGAATGAAGAGGCGCTGACCCGGGATATCGTTGCCGCGCTCGATAAACTGCCGCGCGGAGCAAGTTCGGTCTCCGATCTCTCGGAACATATTGATACCGCCGTTGAGCGGGCGTGGGTTTACGGTTCGCTGAAATTTGGCGTCACGCGCATCCGCGGCGGCCATCTGCTGGCGGGGATCCTGAAAACCTGGAGCCTGGCGACCGTGCTGAAAGGCATTTCGTCGCAGTTTGAGCGGGTGAGCGCCGATGCGCTGCTCGACAACTTCGAGGCGATTTTCGCCAACAGCAAAGAGACGCAGCAGACGGCAACCGCCGTTGGCGATACCGCCGCCGCACCGCAACAGCAGGGCACGCTGGCGCAATATGGCCAGGATCTGACCGCCAGAGCGCGCGACGGCAAAATCGATCCTGTAGTGGGCCGCGACGAAGAGATCCGCCAGATGGTCGATATTTTGATGCGTCGCCGCCAGAACAACCCGCTGTTAACCGGCGAAGCCGGGGTAGGAAAAACGGCCGTAGTGGAAGGGTTAGCGCTGCGCATTGCCGCAGGCGATGTGCCGGAACCGCTGGCGAACGTGCAACTGTGGTTGCTGGATATTGGCATGTTGCAGGCAGGCGCGGGCATGAAAGGCGAGTTCGAAGCGCGGCTGCAAGCGTTGATCAACGAAGTGCAATCCAGCCCGACGCCAATCATTCTGTTTATCGACGAAATTCACACCCTGATTGGCGCAGGCGGCCAGCAGGGCACCGGCGATGCCGCCAACCTGCTGAAACCGGCGCTGGCGCGCGGACAGTTGCGCACCATCGGCGCGACCACCTGGGCGGAATATAAGAAATACGTTGAAAAAGATCCGGCATTAACCCGTCGCTTCCAGACTGTGCAGGTTGCCGAGCCGGATGAAGAGAAAGCGGTATTAATGCTGCGCAGCACGGTTTCCGCGCTGGAGAAACACCATCGCGTGTTGCTGCTTGATGAAGCGGTCGTTGCCGCCGTCAAGCTCTCTCACCGCTACATTCCGGCGCGTCAATTGCCGGATAAAGCCGTGGCGCTGCTCGATACGGCCTGCGCCCGCGTTGCCGTCAGCCAGAGTGCGCCTCCGCCGCAACTGGAAGATTGCCTGCACCGCATTGCCGCGCTGGAGGTAGAGATTGAGATTGCTAACCGCGAAGCGAAAATGGCGGCTGGCGACAGCGGGCGGGTAGAGAAATTAACCGCCGCGCGTCAACATCAGGAACAACTGCGCGACGAGCTGACGCAGCGTTGGCAGCAGGAGCAGGCGCTGGTTGATGCCATTATCGCGCTGCGCGCGCAGTTGCATACCGCAGCGGAAGAGGAGCTGGCCGCTTTACGTGACTCGCTGGCGCAGCAGCAGCAGGCACTTAAAACATTGCAGGGCGACGCGCCGCTGCTGTTCACCTCGGTTGATGCCAACGTGGTGGCGGCGGTGGTGTCCGACTGGACCGGCATTCCGCTGGGACGGATGGTGAAAAATGAAATCGATGCGGTGCTGAAACTGGCGGATACGCTGAATGAACGCGTGATCGGCCAGCGCCACGGTCTGGAGTTGATCGCCAAACGCGTGCGTACCTCACGCGCCCGTCTCGACGATCCAAACAAACCGGTCGGCGTGTTTATGCTCTGCGGTCCTTCCGGCGTGGGCAAAACCGAAACAGCGCTGGCGCTGGCGGAATCGCTGTATGGCGGCGAGCAGAACGTTATCACCATTAATATGAGCGAGTTCCAGGAAGCGCACACCGTCTCGACGCTGAAAGGCGCGCCTCCGGGCTATGTCGGTTATGGCGAAGGCGGCGTGTTAACCGAAGCCGTGCGCCGTCGCCCGTACAGCGTGGTGCTGCTGGATGAGATCGAAAAAGCGCATCCGGACGTGCATGAAATCTTCTTCCAGGTGTTTGATAAAGGCTGGATGGAAGATGGTGAAGGCCGCCATATCGATTTTCGCAATACCATCATCATCCTGACGTCTAACGTTGGCACCGAGTTGATTACCGGCATGTGCGCCGATCCGGAACTGATGCCGGAACCGGATGCGCTGCGCGATGCACTGCGTCCGCCGCTGTTGCAGGTTTTCCCGCCCGCGTTGCTTGGCCGTTTGCTGGTGGTGCCTTATTTCCCGCTCAGCGACGAGATGCTGGCGCAGATTGTGCGCTTGCAGCTTAAGCGCATTCAGCGCCGTCTGGAGGAGAACCACGGCATTGTCTCGGAAATCGATGACAGCGTGGTCGGGCAGATTGTGGCGCGCTGTACCGAAGTTGAATCAGGCGGCCGTATGGTGGACGCCATCCTTACGAACACTTTGCTGCCGATGATGAGCCAGCTATTACTCGACGCCAGCGCGCGGGACGAGCAATATAAGCGCTTACGTGTCACGCTCGAGCAGGGTGAGTTTCACTGTCAGTTTGCGGCGTAAAGCCATTATCAAGAGAGTTTTCCACTATGACGGATCACGATAACAACCGGAGTGTACCGAATGCACTGCCGCCAGGATATCGCTTCAACGAGTTCGAAATTAAAGAAGTGATTGGCGGCGGTGGTTTTGGCATCGTCTATCGCGCCTGGGATCATCAGCTTGAACGCACCATCGCGATTAAAGAGTTTATGCCCTCTTCACTGGCTGTACGCAACGACGACATGACGCTGGTGCTGCGCAGCGAGCGTTTTAGCAAAGCTTTTACCGCCGGGCTGAACAGTTTTATCCAGGAAGCGCGTCTGCTGGCGCGTTTTAACCACCCGAACCTGCTGCACGTGCTGCGTTTTTGGGTGCAGAACGATACCGCTTATATGGGCACGGTGTTCTACAGTGGCACCACGCTTTCCCGCCTGCGCGAGAAAAACCCAACGCTGATTAACGAAGCCTGGATCCGCCGCATGCTGCCGATGCTGCTGGGTGCCATCAAAACCATCCATGACGAAGGGTATCTGCATCGCGATATCTCGCTGGATAACATTCAGATCCAGGATAACGGCTTGCCGGTGCTGCTCGATTTCGGCTCCGCGCGCCGCAGTATTGGTTCTGTTTCCGACGAAACGGAAACCATGCTGCGTCCTGGCTATGCACCGATCGAACAATACACCGACGACAACGAAAGCGAGCAGGGGCCGTGGACCGATATTTACGCCCTTGGCGCGGTGCTGCATACGTTGATTATTGGTTCGCCGCCGCCGGTCAGCGTGGTGCGCAGCATTCAGGACACCTATATGCCGCTTACGCAGCGCAACCTGCCGGGGTACACCCCTTCGCTGTTGCAGGCGGTGGATCGCGCGCTGGCGTTGAAGATGGAAGATCGTCCGCAGACCGTGGATGAGTTCGCGGCGCTGATTGAGATGCCGGTTGCCGGGCTTGGCGATGTGATGAGCGTTAAACAACCGGGTACCATGCTGGTACCGGTTGAAGAGACCGAAGAAAAACCGGCGACGCCGGGCTGGCAGCGCTACAAATTGCCAGGCCTGGTGGCAGCAGGTGTGATTGTCGGCATCATCGCCGGGGCCATGCTGTTCGGCGGCAATTCAGCGCCGGAAGAGGCGACGCAGACCACCAGCGTGACGCCGGAAGAACAACCCGCACCGCCGGTACAGCAGCCTGTGCGGGAAGCGCCTGCTGTTCAGACACCGCCGCCCGTGCAGGCCGCAGCGCAAAGCACCGCGCCGGTGGTTAGCCAGACGCCTGTCGCGCAACTTTTTGTGCGCATGAAAGAGGGCGAAAAACTGAGCCTCAATGGCGAAGCACAGTCTGTTTCGCCGGCGGCCAATGGTTTTGCCTCACTGAAACTGCAACCCGGTCGTTACGAAGTGCTCCTGCAGGGTAATGGTCAGAGACGCAGTCAGACTATCACCATTGCTAATCCGGGTACCTGGTTAATTAATCCGCAACCTTAACCAACACTATTTCGCCGGGTAATATTGTGCCCGGCAAAATGCGGGGAGAAATATCTCCCCCACATCTCTCTCGCATTACAAATAATGTGATGTCGTCCTTTTTCGATCGTTACGGTTGTATTGCCCGACATATTAAAAAAGACAGAGCCATGAATTTATTAACACACAGCAATAACGGTGACAGTGAATTTACGTTTGTCGTGTCTCGATCCAGTGCTCAACCCGATGATAAAGTTCATACCGTCGCCGCTAAAAAAGCACGTGAGCTGGAAATAACTCTCACAGATTTTCATCTCGAATCTTCACAAATGCTGGAAGTGGATGGTTATCCCGCCGTTGAACTTTTTTATCAATTCAAAAATGATAACCGCATTATTTATCAGCGTCAGACGCTAATTTTACTGGATGATGCGGTCGCCGGGAAAAAGATGGTCAGCTATGTAGGCACCTGTCCTGGTGAATTCAGTGAATATCATCAAAAACAATACCAGGAAATCATCCAGAGCATTAAATTTCATCGCGCAAAATAAAACATATCAGTGCTGCAGTTATTATCGCTGAGATAAACTTAATTACGGATGCAACGTTATGGTGAA
The Kosakonia oryzae genome window above contains:
- a CDS encoding PP2C family protein-serine/threonine phosphatase; translation: MNISTASISRQGERASNQDQTGENIGERAACFVVCDGIAGLPGGDVAAALARNTIISRFDGDEHLNAQYIRQYVNDANRAIREEQKAVQDYHRMGTTMVSLFIDRDYQLAYWAHAGDSRLYLFRRGWLYHVTTDHSLVQQMKDAGHQTEGINGNLLYFALGLGEDEREPSYSDVVPIEDGDAFLLCTDGFWHGVSEEQMQQSLHMVNTPDEWLTLMNQILLKNSVGAQTQQDNYSAVAVWMGTPQETTLLHTLSEAAQFFPLRD
- a CDS encoding type VI secretion system accessory protein TagJ, with amino-acid sequence MNTLLQQLAGESLHESLARLESRIRTQPGDADLRAAFAQLLCLDGNWPRALAQLKSWQALKPQAQPTVTLLEQAINGERQRADVMAGRARPVTPDQQWPWLASMVSALDPESTEPAAHREAALESAEANPGQLTTQDGETHTFDWLMDGDCRFGPVCEAIVNGRYFWLPFSAIAAMQFQPPASVTDLVWRHTLVRLQDGSEQVCQIPARYPLDSEAEDRFKLARVTEWQALPGDAPHFLGHGQKVWLNDSAEFSLLDLATLSFDTAVADE
- the tagH gene encoding type VI secretion system-associated FHA domain protein TagH, which produces MRFTIITSKPGHQPPQSRCDFYPPGGTIGRGTDNNLVLPDNDRSISRLQAIVHIAGNGECRITNRGNVTRVVLNDIPLERGRQVELQDGDILGIDEYRIEVTELIQDTQPVSRMAEEMYPKHVQPQVAKPAPAPAPKSTAENAPASVPTEIWDSLMQEFSISDSISSNRAKTPEAQNLNPFAAPKEPERNPEDPLSLLNNNEPLVTPKTLASDQLFNDEQLFKNDSIFNDATPSTLVPPVERAAQKPVPEADELDPLALFGGGSTSAARSDDPLGLLSGAVPLAHADEIAPAKSAEPIITDPHNVTPPQQPQPIITELHAEDLSGTPLFADEEPEPMSEPQDYAGITLPTPQAVQRSAAQTPKGRLRIDPLQSNNEVRSAPAASNGDSSDVLKGELLDALLEGMGLGDMQPVPQFDKENMRQLGQMLSMFSQGTVALLSSRSILKRGVKADMTMVLDDANNPFKLLPSGKTVLMQMFGTRMPGFMPPKKSVRDALIDLQAHQLGMISGIRAIIAAMLQSFNPEQLEDDAKRDGATARLGVLSNRKAALWDYFVRTYAQTAGEIDDDFHTLFGEAFLHAYDMEVNQYKDSQSGSEE
- the tssG gene encoding type VI secretion system baseplate subunit TssG translates to MSEAPTSAPQIVRASSLPEAFWQNVMATPWRYDLFSLLRRIDARGGERYPLGRAPLPRFESVRIGQKPSLGFAPSTLADVRKRDGSPLYDISIFSFGLFGPNGPLPIHLTEYARERIDHHQDDSLSAFADLFHHRLSLLFYRAWADAQPTVSLDRGDNKRFEQYIASLIGMGQPGQLEKGSISPHARFALAGHLTRNGRDPEGLEKILRCYFNVPVSIVENVPQWMPLSERERARLQGGRHAPRLGQSAFLGKAVRDVSHKFRIEIGPLSAETYRRFLPGEKAVTEMRDWVRQYLGIEYEWALRVILRHEDVAGATLGGTGRLGYSAWLGAQPQPQPRGDLVFSPEG
- the tssF gene encoding type VI secretion system baseplate subunit TssF is translated as MDSKLLEYYNRELAWLREMGQEFAGRYPKVAGRLGMRGMDVADPYVERLMEGFAFLTSRVQLKMDAEFPRFSQRLLEMVAPNYLAPTPSMAIAELTPDSAKGDLSNGFVVPRGTMMDSQVMKKNGVTCSYTTAHDVTLLPLKISQVELGGVPADLPLAKVGLSQRGAQSALRIRVSCDGPVNLGHLDFDRLELFLSGPDMQALKLLELLMGHQVGIVCQANSASAPLQVLADDALQQEGFAASQSLLPDDLRNFDGYRLLQEYFAFPQRFLFISLQGLRSMVAQSGDATSFDIIILLDKADGQLERVVDKNHLALHCTPVINLFPKVAERQKLSENQHEYHLVVDNIRPLDYEIYAVRKIHASVDGQRDEQTFRPFWSSWSQDEGNYGAYFSVRREQRALSEHAQRYGTRTGYIGSEVFASLVDEQHAPWREDLRYITAEVLCTSRDLPLMLQQDMGQFVMPDSLPVKSLHLRKGPTPPRPALAEGLSTWRLISQLQMNYLSLMDGDDGEGAAALRQLLGLYTRLAEAPVARQIDGVRHCVLEPVHRRVPEPGPIVFARGIGITLTVDEQAFSGFSPWLFGSVLERVFARLVGMNSFTEFTLKSQQRGEIGYWPPRMGKRALI
- the tssE gene encoding type VI secretion system baseplate subunit TssE gives rise to the protein MSNSAHDEESDLLRSGWRSRRGKETVGARDKMQPSLLDRLTDDAPDKVQEPLNSNLVSHSTLRRHVLRDLQWLFNTINNEAQQDLNGFDEVRRSVVNFGVSPLAGKRMSDIEWQDIQRKLTNAILYFEPRILPQGLQVRCISDTQSLDLHNVLSIEIKGRLWCVPYPLEFLFRTDVDLENGHFELKDAG